A genomic stretch from Desulfohalobium retbaense DSM 5692 includes:
- a CDS encoding ABC transporter permease: MSWYALLGAVEQGLVFGLMALGVYLTFRVLDFPDLTVDGSLPLGAAVSATAISNGVDPYLSLVFAFLAGFGAGMVTGFLNTKLKILHLLASILSMIALYSVNIRIMQGPNVSLLGSGTVFEPLYDLGLPGYFASPLLFILIAATAVIGLIWFLHTEFGQAMLATGDNAQMITSQGVSTHMMIIFGVGLSNALVAFSGALVAQNQGAADVNMGVGTIVAGLASVIVGETLFGTRGIARTITAVLLGSIVYRTAIAMALGLKLGDFSFTPSDLNLITAVLVVLALTAPQIKQRLRKS, from the coding sequence ATGTCCTGGTACGCTTTACTCGGCGCTGTCGAACAAGGGCTTGTCTTTGGTCTGATGGCGCTTGGTGTTTATCTCACCTTCCGCGTCCTCGATTTTCCGGACCTTACCGTTGACGGCAGTCTCCCCCTGGGAGCTGCGGTTTCGGCAACGGCCATCAGCAACGGGGTCGACCCGTACCTCTCCCTCGTCTTCGCCTTTCTGGCCGGCTTCGGGGCCGGCATGGTCACCGGATTTCTGAACACCAAGCTCAAAATTCTCCACCTGCTGGCCTCCATCTTGTCCATGATCGCCCTGTATTCGGTCAATATTCGGATCATGCAAGGGCCCAACGTCTCACTTCTGGGCTCCGGGACAGTCTTCGAGCCCTTATACGATCTGGGACTGCCGGGGTATTTCGCTTCTCCGCTTCTTTTCATACTCATTGCCGCTACTGCGGTCATCGGGCTGATCTGGTTTTTGCATACCGAATTCGGTCAGGCCATGCTCGCTACGGGCGACAATGCGCAGATGATCACCAGCCAGGGCGTCAGCACGCATATGATGATCATCTTTGGTGTCGGCCTCTCCAATGCCTTGGTCGCGTTCAGTGGGGCCCTCGTAGCCCAGAACCAGGGCGCGGCAGACGTCAACATGGGTGTCGGTACGATCGTGGCCGGGTTGGCCTCGGTCATTGTCGGGGAAACCCTGTTTGGCACCCGCGGCATCGCGAGAACCATTACCGCGGTCCTCTTGGGCTCCATAGTCTACCGCACGGCCATCGCCATGGCCTTGGGGCTCAAGCTGGGCGATTTCAGTTTCACACCCAGCGATCTCAATCTCATCACGGCCGTGCTCGTTGTCCTGGCGTTGACAGCGCCGCAAATCAAACAGCGGCTGCGTAAATCATGA
- the proC gene encoding pyrroline-5-carboxylate reductase — MTIRLGFLGTGNMGAALAKGISGREDLELIGFDPDQDRLQAVCRETSMQAAPNGEEVARNADCLIVAVKPHLLETVVAPLAEIAPSGSCLLSIAAGVSMSTLRRVWRTDSPVVRTMPNTPSLYGRGVFALCLDDPKLTATQAALFQDVFTALGAVYTLPESQFDAFTALIGSGPAYVFAFMEALVEAGVSLGLARNQTTEMVNHLLGGATHMAGQSSLHVSQLREMVSSPGGTTLAGLNHFDRQAFRGLVIDAVRAAHDRSRELGQQED, encoded by the coding sequence ATGACCATCCGGCTCGGCTTTCTGGGCACAGGCAACATGGGCGCCGCCCTGGCCAAAGGGATCAGCGGACGCGAGGATCTGGAACTCATTGGGTTTGACCCCGATCAGGACCGGTTGCAGGCCGTCTGCCGGGAGACCTCCATGCAAGCCGCCCCAAACGGCGAGGAAGTAGCTCGGAATGCTGATTGTCTGATTGTGGCCGTAAAACCGCATCTGCTCGAAACAGTAGTTGCGCCTCTGGCCGAGATCGCCCCTTCGGGCAGTTGCCTTCTTTCGATCGCCGCCGGGGTTTCCATGTCCACCTTGCGCCGCGTCTGGCGCACAGACAGCCCTGTCGTGCGGACCATGCCCAACACCCCGTCGCTGTATGGCCGGGGGGTTTTTGCCCTGTGCCTGGATGATCCGAAGCTGACCGCAACGCAAGCGGCCCTGTTCCAGGATGTATTTACTGCTTTGGGGGCCGTGTATACCTTGCCTGAGTCCCAATTCGACGCCTTCACGGCGCTGATTGGATCCGGTCCGGCTTACGTCTTTGCCTTTATGGAAGCCCTTGTCGAAGCCGGGGTCAGCCTGGGGCTCGCCCGGAATCAGACGACCGAAATGGTCAATCACTTGCTGGGTGGCGCAACCCACATGGCCGGACAGAGTTCCCTGCACGTGAGTCAATTGCGGGAGATGGTCTCCTCTCCAGGGGGAACGACACTGGCAGGTCTCAACCATTTTGATCGCCAAGCGTTTCGGGGCCTCGTCATTGATGCTGTTCGCGCCGCCCACGACCGGAGTCGGGAATTGGGACAACAAGAGGACTGA
- a CDS encoding ABC transporter ATP-binding protein, translated as MITIEQITKYFHRGSINEVLALDDISLDIKQGDFVTIIGSNGAGKSTLLNCLAGGFFPDSGQLTLDGKDITAWPEFKRARHIGRVFQDPLLGTCASLSIAQNLALAQRRGKRRGIRLGVTKEDKDFFRRELRQLGLGLEDRLDDTVGLLSGGQRQALTMLMATMVRPQLLLLDEHTAALDPKTGHQILDLTANIVESQHLTTLMVTHNMNQALHLGNRLIMLHAGKVILDIAGEEKRNLRVEDLLARFYSLKGEEFSSDRMLLV; from the coding sequence ATGATTACCATCGAACAGATCACGAAATACTTCCACCGCGGCAGCATCAATGAAGTCCTGGCCCTGGACGACATCTCCCTTGATATCAAACAGGGCGACTTTGTGACCATTATCGGCTCCAACGGTGCGGGCAAGTCGACCCTGCTCAATTGTTTGGCTGGGGGATTTTTCCCTGACAGCGGGCAGCTGACTCTGGACGGCAAAGACATAACCGCGTGGCCGGAATTCAAACGCGCCCGGCATATCGGACGCGTCTTTCAGGACCCCCTGCTGGGCACCTGCGCCTCGCTGAGCATTGCCCAAAATCTCGCCCTGGCCCAGCGCCGCGGTAAACGCCGGGGAATTCGGCTCGGAGTGACCAAGGAGGACAAGGACTTTTTCCGCCGCGAACTGCGCCAGCTGGGACTCGGGCTTGAGGACCGGCTCGACGACACTGTCGGCTTGCTTTCCGGTGGACAGCGCCAGGCGTTGACCATGCTCATGGCGACCATGGTCCGGCCTCAGCTCCTGCTCCTTGACGAGCATACAGCGGCCCTGGACCCCAAAACCGGCCACCAGATCCTCGATCTGACGGCCAATATCGTGGAGAGCCAACACCTCACAACCCTCATGGTCACGCACAATATGAACCAGGCCCTGCATCTCGGGAACCGGTTGATCATGCTCCATGCCGGAAAGGTGATCCTGGATATCGCCGGAGAGGAAAAGCGCAATTTGCGTGTGGAGGACTTGCTGGCCCGATTCTACAGCCTCAAGGGAGAGGAATTTTCGTCGGACCGGATGCTGCTTGTCTAA
- a CDS encoding MucR family transcriptional regulator has translation MDTYLQQALEIVKAQAGVRNMTEEEITSMVHRLANQLKGIVEGEPQEQHEEHQEPAVDPKKAIREKSVVCLECGKTFKVLTKRHLAQHGLTPAEYKAKWGFKKTQSLIAKALARERRKKMQDMRLWERRKKNA, from the coding sequence ATGGACACGTATCTGCAGCAGGCCCTTGAAATCGTCAAGGCTCAGGCCGGTGTACGGAACATGACCGAGGAAGAAATCACTTCCATGGTCCATCGTTTGGCGAACCAGCTCAAAGGGATTGTTGAAGGAGAGCCCCAGGAACAGCATGAAGAACACCAAGAACCGGCGGTGGATCCGAAAAAAGCGATTCGGGAAAAGAGTGTTGTGTGCTTGGAATGCGGCAAGACCTTCAAGGTCCTGACCAAGCGCCATCTGGCCCAGCACGGGCTGACCCCGGCGGAATACAAGGCCAAGTGGGGCTTCAAGAAGACCCAGTCCTTGATCGCCAAAGCCCTGGCCCGGGAACGGCGGAAAAAAATGCAGGATATGCGGTTGTGGGAGCGGCGGAAGAAAAACGCCTAG
- the ndk gene encoding nucleoside-diphosphate kinase: MTQQTLSIIKPDAVERGLTGTILARIQDAGLRLVALKMLHLDTTEAEAFYAVHKDKPFFGSLTSYMSSGPIVVAVLEGENAISRYRDLMGATNPEKAAEGTLRKTFAVDLERNSVHGSDAPETAATEIAYFFNQLELVG, from the coding sequence ATGACGCAACAGACTTTATCGATCATCAAACCTGATGCCGTTGAGCGCGGCCTGACCGGCACCATCCTGGCCCGGATTCAAGACGCGGGGTTGCGGCTGGTAGCGCTCAAAATGCTCCACCTCGACACAACCGAGGCTGAAGCCTTCTACGCCGTGCACAAAGACAAGCCGTTTTTTGGCAGCTTGACCTCGTACATGTCCTCCGGCCCCATCGTTGTGGCTGTTTTAGAGGGCGAAAACGCCATCAGCCGCTATCGGGATCTGATGGGAGCCACCAATCCGGAAAAGGCAGCAGAGGGCACCTTGCGCAAAACCTTCGCTGTCGACCTCGAACGCAATTCCGTGCACGGCTCCGACGCACCGGAAACCGCGGCCACAGAAATTGCCTATTTCTTTAATCAATTGGAGCTTGTGGGATGA